One window of Alkaliphilus metalliredigens QYMF genomic DNA carries:
- a CDS encoding gamma carbonic anhydrase family protein codes for MIKDLGNKKTEIHESCFIAESADVIGKVKIGKNSSVWYKVVIRGDGNYIEIGENTNIQDNTVVHIDSEKYPTIIGDNVTVGHSAIVHACKVGNNALIGMGAIILDGSEIGDNTIIGAGSLVPPGKKIPSGVLAMGSPVKVVRELTEDEKNGLKKSAEEYVKYGKEHKNNQ; via the coding sequence ATGATCAAGGATCTAGGTAACAAAAAAACGGAAATTCATGAAAGTTGTTTTATTGCTGAAAGTGCAGATGTAATTGGCAAGGTTAAGATTGGTAAGAATAGTAGTGTATGGTACAAGGTGGTTATCAGAGGCGATGGAAACTATATTGAAATTGGAGAAAACACCAATATTCAGGATAACACTGTGGTTCATATTGATAGTGAGAAGTATCCCACAATTATAGGAGACAATGTGACTGTGGGCCATAGTGCCATCGTCCATGCATGTAAAGTAGGAAACAACGCTCTTATTGGAATGGGAGCTATTATTCTAGATGGTTCTGAAATTGGGGATAATACGATTATTGGTGCTGGAAGCTTAGTGCCTCCTGGTAAGAAAATTCCATCGGGGGTATTGGCTATGGGCTCACCTGTTAAAGTGGTGAGGGAGTTAACAGAAGACGAAAAGAACGGTCTAAAGAAGTCGGCAGAAGAGTATGTTAAATATGGTAAAGAACACAAAAATAATCAGTAG
- the secD gene encoding protein translocase subunit SecD: MNFKSTIIFIMIVVMVGLASFTAFNGLEVGNVAIRPIGESVRQGLDLQGGVYVVYEAQTDETGNELDRMMSQVIEVFRRRVDSMGLTEPEIVREGDKRIRVALPGVENAQEAIEMVGKTAQLQFVDPEGNVILTGNNIRGSEVKFPSGQANPIVSLDLDSEGARIFAEVTGRLAQIPNSQVDDKIIYIVLDDEIISSPVVNDRIPDGQATISGNFTPESASNLATLIRAGALPVDLTEVQTTTITASLGENSLASSVRAAQIGITIVLLFMLAFYRLSGLVADIALVVYILIVLGIFVALNATLTLPGIAALILSVGMAVDANVIIFERLKEELRAGKTLRSAIDSGFNRAFKAIIDSNITTLIAGVVLYQFGTGPIRGFAVMLIIGIVASMFTAVVVTKFLLKLLVAMNITKNKKLFGA; encoded by the coding sequence ATGAACTTTAAAAGTACAATCATCTTTATTATGATTGTGGTAATGGTTGGATTAGCATCGTTCACTGCTTTTAATGGTTTGGAAGTAGGGAATGTTGCCATCAGGCCAATAGGTGAATCAGTGAGGCAAGGATTAGACTTACAGGGCGGTGTGTATGTGGTCTATGAGGCCCAAACTGATGAAACAGGCAATGAATTAGATCGAATGATGAGTCAGGTGATTGAAGTATTTAGAAGACGTGTAGACAGCATGGGATTAACAGAACCTGAAATTGTAAGAGAGGGAGACAAAAGGATCCGAGTTGCATTGCCAGGTGTTGAAAATGCACAAGAGGCCATTGAGATGGTTGGTAAAACAGCTCAGCTACAATTTGTAGATCCCGAGGGAAATGTGATTTTAACTGGGAATAACATTAGAGGCTCAGAGGTTAAATTTCCATCAGGACAAGCAAATCCCATTGTATCCTTAGACCTTGACAGTGAAGGAGCTAGAATATTTGCTGAAGTAACAGGGAGACTAGCACAAATACCAAATAGTCAAGTGGATGATAAAATCATTTATATTGTTTTAGATGATGAAATCATCTCAAGTCCGGTTGTTAACGACAGAATTCCCGATGGACAAGCAACAATTAGTGGGAATTTCACTCCGGAAAGTGCTTCGAATTTAGCGACATTAATTCGAGCAGGTGCTTTACCAGTAGATTTAACAGAAGTACAAACCACAACGATTACAGCCTCTTTAGGAGAAAATTCATTAGCAAGTAGTGTAAGGGCTGCACAAATTGGCATTACAATCGTGCTACTCTTTATGTTGGCTTTCTATAGACTATCAGGTCTAGTGGCTGATATCGCATTAGTAGTTTACATTTTAATTGTATTAGGCATTTTTGTCGCATTGAATGCAACATTAACACTTCCAGGAATCGCAGCCCTTATTTTATCTGTAGGGATGGCTGTAGATGCAAATGTTATTATATTTGAAAGACTAAAGGAAGAGCTGAGAGCAGGAAAGACACTTCGTTCTGCCATAGATTCAGGATTTAATAGAGCATTTAAAGCAATTATAGATTCTAATATTACAACCCTTATTGCAGGTGTTGTGCTCTATCAATTTGGTACTGGCCCCATTAGAGGATTTGCTGTCATGCTGATCATCGGTATTGTTGCAAGTATGTTTACCGCCGTGGTCGTCACCAAGTTTTTACTAAAATTACTTGTGGCAATGAACATTACTAAAAATAAAAAGCTGTTTGGAGCATAA
- the secF gene encoding protein translocase subunit SecF: protein MRIIENKKIWFSISAAVIILGLVLGLARGINVGIDFTGGTLMEIELYEYVSTDEIREITDQYDPGASINHLGNERTTIQIRTIEDYNNQERMEIFNQFKAEYDLPDNEPSYASQFGPSVGREIQNRAMLAVVISALGMLAYITYRFELTFGLAAITALVHDVLIVLAVYSILRIPVNSPFVAAILTILGYSINDTIVVFDRVRENVKHMKKSNFAQVANDSISQTVVRSINTSVTTLVTIVALYVLGVSQIREFALPLIAGVISGTYSSIFIASPVWVMLKERQKGKRSHRVNPDTN, encoded by the coding sequence ATGCGAATTATTGAAAATAAAAAGATATGGTTTTCTATTTCAGCAGCAGTCATTATATTGGGTCTCGTACTTGGATTGGCTCGAGGGATAAATGTAGGGATTGACTTCACTGGAGGAACCCTGATGGAAATAGAACTATATGAATATGTATCCACAGATGAAATCAGAGAAATTACAGATCAGTATGATCCTGGTGCTAGTATTAATCATTTAGGTAATGAACGAACAACTATTCAAATTCGAACCATAGAAGATTATAATAATCAAGAAAGAATGGAAATTTTCAATCAGTTTAAAGCGGAATACGACTTGCCGGATAATGAGCCATCATATGCATCTCAATTTGGTCCCTCTGTTGGGAGAGAGATTCAGAATAGAGCAATGCTAGCTGTTGTGATATCAGCCCTAGGCATGCTGGCTTATATCACTTACCGCTTTGAGCTAACATTTGGTTTAGCAGCAATTACTGCTCTGGTTCATGATGTACTGATTGTCTTAGCAGTCTACTCTATTTTAAGGATTCCTGTAAATAGTCCTTTTGTGGCTGCTATTTTAACCATTTTAGGGTATTCAATCAATGATACAATTGTTGTGTTTGACCGTGTAAGAGAAAATGTAAAACATATGAAAAAATCAAACTTTGCACAAGTAGCCAATGATAGTATCTCACAAACAGTTGTTAGATCAATTAACACCTCTGTGACAACATTAGTTACAATTGTCGCTTTATATGTACTAGGGGTATCGCAAATTAGAGAATTTGCATTACCACTAATTGCAGGTGTCATCAGCGGAACCTATTCATCTATCTTTATTGCCAGCCCAGTATGGGTTATGCTAAAGGAAAGACAAAAAGGAAAAAGATCACACCGAGTAAATCCTGATACTAATTAG
- a CDS encoding ABC1 kinase family protein, which translates to MGKLRRKYKSLKRYIQISEVLVKYGFSFVAEKLQEKGYIPRFVLRIDPLKEQASQGERLRRACEELGPTFIKLGQIISTRRDIIPEEIINELSKLQDNVVPVAVEEVKKVFRLEMNTEIEDAFAYFNENPIASASIGQVYEARLHSGEAVVVKIQRPNIKYNIQRDIEILFDIAQLLDDHSDKKKPYRLVEIVQEFSYAILKELDYSMEAKNTENFKENFKSDSHIEIPSIFWKYTSNKVITMERIYGIKIMDIDELNKQKWDLERLARIGAKSFMRQVFIHGFFHGDPHPGNIFAVSSSKIAFIDFGIVGYLDKSTMEHIRRMFTAAASKDVDKVVDVLKDMDAISNETNIRRLKEEMSFLINFYYNMPLKKMHLSDVVKQFMAVAYENQVKLPSQFAMLLKAIITVEGSGKLLYPNFTLSMIVKDSIKEIYLHRLKPENMIKEARDYTDEILYGIKYLPKQIRSLLARVEKNEIVFKFDQTGFKIIERELMRLTNKISLSLITSALIVASSLIIQSNMGPLLWGVPVFGLIGYVLSSILGVGIITTILYNIWKQE; encoded by the coding sequence ATGGGTAAGTTAAGAAGAAAATATAAAAGCCTAAAGCGGTATATACAAATCAGTGAAGTACTGGTTAAGTATGGTTTTTCATTTGTAGCTGAGAAACTCCAAGAAAAAGGATATATTCCAAGGTTTGTATTGAGAATAGATCCACTTAAGGAACAAGCAAGTCAAGGAGAACGGTTAAGGAGAGCCTGTGAAGAACTGGGTCCTACATTTATTAAACTAGGACAAATTATAAGTACCAGGCGGGATATTATCCCAGAAGAAATTATTAATGAGTTATCAAAACTTCAAGATAATGTGGTGCCAGTGGCTGTTGAAGAAGTAAAAAAGGTTTTCAGATTAGAAATGAACACTGAAATAGAAGATGCTTTTGCATATTTCAATGAAAATCCCATTGCCTCCGCATCCATTGGACAAGTATACGAAGCCCGGCTTCATTCTGGAGAGGCGGTGGTTGTTAAAATCCAGAGACCTAATATTAAGTATAATATCCAACGGGATATAGAAATCTTATTTGATATTGCACAACTATTAGACGATCACTCAGATAAGAAAAAGCCATATAGACTTGTTGAAATTGTTCAAGAATTTAGCTATGCAATTTTAAAAGAGTTAGACTATTCTATGGAAGCAAAAAATACGGAAAATTTCAAAGAGAACTTCAAATCAGATTCACACATTGAAATACCAAGTATATTTTGGAAATACACATCCAACAAAGTCATTACCATGGAGCGAATTTATGGCATAAAAATAATGGATATTGATGAGTTAAACAAACAAAAATGGGACTTAGAGAGATTAGCAAGAATCGGTGCCAAATCATTTATGAGACAGGTTTTTATTCATGGCTTTTTCCATGGAGATCCACATCCAGGTAATATTTTTGCAGTCTCCTCAAGTAAAATTGCTTTTATTGACTTTGGTATTGTGGGGTATCTAGATAAGAGTACCATGGAACATATCAGAAGAATGTTTACTGCTGCGGCAAGTAAGGACGTAGATAAGGTTGTAGATGTCTTGAAGGATATGGATGCCATCAGTAATGAAACCAATATCAGGCGTCTAAAGGAAGAAATGTCCTTTCTGATCAACTTTTACTATAATATGCCTTTAAAGAAGATGCATTTAAGTGATGTTGTCAAACAATTCATGGCTGTGGCATATGAAAACCAAGTAAAGCTCCCTTCTCAGTTTGCTATGCTATTAAAGGCGATTATTACAGTGGAAGGCAGTGGGAAATTATTATACCCTAATTTTACTTTATCAATGATTGTTAAGGATTCGATTAAAGAAATTTACTTACATAGATTAAAACCTGAAAATATGATTAAGGAAGCAAGGGATTACACCGATGAAATTTTATATGGCATTAAATACTTGCCTAAACAGATCAGATCATTATTGGCTCGGGTTGAAAAAAATGAAATTGTTTTTAAGTTTGACCAAACAGGGTTTAAAATTATAGAGCGAGAATTAATGAGACTAACAAATAAAATCTCATTAAGCTTAATTACGTCAGCACTGATTGTGGCATCCTCATTAATTATACAAAGTAATATGGGACCGTTGCTATGGGGGGTACCGGTATTTGGTTTAATCGGTTATGTGCTTTCTAGTATTCTTGGGGTTGGTATTATTACAACAATTCTGTATAACATTTGGAAACAAGAGTAG
- the recJ gene encoding single-stranded-DNA-specific exonuclease RecJ produces MKRKIWTYKDYNEIEIKKMSEELGVLPFTAQILTNRKVIDTREAKRFIDSSLEQLHDPFLLKDMKKAVDRIQEAIQKNEKIWIYGDYDVDGVSSTSIMLQYFKTIDFSVDYYIPDRVQEGYGINQEAIQLIKSRGGNLIITVDCGITSFEEIALANSLSIDMIITDHHECQGAVPEAYAIINPKQHDCSYPFDSICGCGLALKLIQALTPKEEFKSTIYLYIDIVAIATVADIVPLVDENRIFVKNGLQYMPDTKNLGVQALLEVCKLKDRKLNAGHIGFSLGPRINAAGRIGSADSGVKLLTSSDPAEVQQLAHFLNEENQNRQEIEVKILDEAINMIESSGQFNIDKVLVLAKEGWHHGVIGIVASRIVERYHKPVIILAIEGDKAKGSARSIPKLNLFEAMNQCKDLFLKIGGHEQAAGLTLKSENIEAFRMKINDIVNQTLSPEDFIAQIHCDGLLSLDVVEDSLIDELGNLEPYGMGNPSPKFIGYDFTIVDIRAVGVDGKHLKLKLGSKSKQVDAIGFNFGDYSDHIEQGDKIHLVYTPEFNEFRGQKNIQLQIKDIKTVKPVYSIEDDFIKNYYDSLELKENHEINLPKETYLSRLKIFNSRESFISQELKEQKQPLILVYTINETLKLMNFLDIRNRSEVKKVNFYFYEPESSPKTNEIHVVVNPNIDKIDLKRYNNIILYDMPFNEGDLVNLIEMSELEEIIAFHNKDDELYNEVILKSIIPTKMDLAKIYKLLKNQKTYHDGFSLETIARELQHLFEMSINKVFWENTLRIFQEGSLLEYRSSQGQYQVKLNPTPQKIDIEALDYYQKLLAQYKDFEVLRQVWKNYAQGGN; encoded by the coding sequence ATGAAGCGAAAAATATGGACATATAAGGACTATAATGAGATTGAAATCAAGAAAATGAGTGAAGAACTGGGTGTGCTCCCTTTTACTGCACAGATTTTAACAAATCGAAAAGTAATAGATACCCGTGAGGCAAAACGATTTATTGATTCCAGTCTAGAACAGCTTCATGATCCTTTTTTATTGAAGGATATGAAGAAGGCTGTTGATCGCATTCAAGAAGCGATCCAAAAGAATGAAAAAATTTGGATATATGGTGATTACGATGTTGATGGGGTATCCAGTACCTCTATTATGCTACAATACTTTAAAACCATCGATTTTTCTGTAGACTACTATATACCGGATCGAGTCCAAGAGGGATATGGTATTAATCAAGAGGCAATTCAATTGATTAAGTCTAGGGGAGGCAATTTAATCATCACTGTGGACTGTGGCATCACATCTTTTGAGGAGATTGCTTTAGCAAACAGTCTAAGCATTGATATGATTATTACAGATCATCATGAGTGCCAAGGTGCAGTTCCTGAAGCATACGCAATTATAAACCCTAAGCAGCATGATTGTTCTTATCCCTTTGATTCAATTTGTGGATGTGGGCTGGCGCTAAAACTCATTCAAGCCCTAACACCAAAAGAGGAATTTAAATCAACGATTTATCTATATATTGATATTGTTGCCATTGCCACAGTAGCGGATATCGTACCCTTGGTGGATGAAAATAGAATATTTGTAAAGAACGGTCTCCAATATATGCCAGATACAAAAAACCTTGGTGTGCAAGCGTTATTAGAAGTCTGTAAATTGAAAGACAGAAAATTGAATGCTGGGCACATTGGATTTAGTCTAGGACCTAGAATCAATGCAGCAGGAAGAATTGGCTCTGCAGATTCAGGAGTCAAGTTATTAACCTCTTCTGATCCTGCGGAGGTACAGCAATTGGCACATTTTTTAAATGAAGAAAATCAAAATCGCCAAGAGATAGAAGTGAAAATTTTAGACGAAGCAATCAATATGATTGAAAGCAGTGGACAATTTAACATAGATAAGGTGTTAGTCCTGGCCAAAGAAGGATGGCATCATGGGGTAATTGGAATAGTTGCTTCTAGAATTGTTGAAAGATACCATAAGCCAGTCATTATCCTAGCTATCGAGGGTGATAAAGCAAAGGGATCTGCTAGAAGTATTCCCAAATTAAATTTATTTGAAGCCATGAACCAGTGTAAGGATCTTTTTCTTAAAATTGGTGGACATGAGCAAGCAGCGGGCTTGACGTTGAAAAGTGAAAACATTGAGGCATTTAGGATGAAGATTAATGATATAGTGAACCAAACCCTAAGCCCCGAGGACTTTATAGCACAAATCCACTGTGATGGTCTGTTAAGCTTGGATGTGGTTGAGGATAGCTTAATTGATGAGCTTGGAAATTTGGAACCCTATGGTATGGGAAATCCCAGTCCTAAATTTATCGGATATGATTTCACAATCGTAGACATAAGGGCTGTGGGAGTTGATGGCAAGCACCTAAAGCTAAAATTAGGATCAAAGAGCAAGCAAGTCGATGCCATTGGATTTAACTTTGGAGACTATAGTGACCATATTGAACAAGGAGACAAAATTCATCTTGTTTACACCCCGGAATTCAATGAATTTAGAGGGCAGAAGAATATTCAGTTGCAAATTAAGGATATTAAAACTGTCAAACCGGTTTACTCAATTGAAGATGATTTTATTAAAAACTATTATGACTCATTGGAACTAAAAGAGAATCATGAGATAAATCTTCCTAAGGAAACATATTTGTCAAGACTCAAAATTTTCAACTCAAGGGAAAGCTTTATCAGTCAGGAACTTAAAGAACAAAAGCAACCTCTTATTTTAGTTTACACAATCAATGAAACACTAAAGCTTATGAATTTTTTAGATATTAGAAACCGCTCTGAAGTTAAAAAGGTTAATTTTTACTTTTATGAGCCAGAATCTTCTCCAAAAACCAACGAAATTCACGTTGTTGTGAATCCAAATATTGATAAAATCGACTTAAAAAGATATAATAATATTATTCTTTATGATATGCCTTTTAATGAAGGTGATTTAGTGAATTTAATAGAAATGAGCGAGTTAGAAGAAATAATTGCCTTTCATAATAAGGATGATGAACTATATAATGAAGTTATTTTAAAGAGCATCATACCAACTAAAATGGATTTGGCAAAAATTTACAAATTACTGAAAAATCAGAAGACTTATCATGATGGGTTTTCACTTGAAACAATTGCCAGGGAGTTACAGCATTTATTTGAAATGAGTATCAATAAGGTATTTTGGGAGAATACTCTGAGAATTTTTCAGGAGGGGAGTTTATTGGAATACCGATCAAGTCAGGGTCAGTATCAAGTGAAATTGAACCCCACCCCACAGAAAATCGATATTGAAGCATTAGATTATTATCAAAAATTACTTGCCCAATATAAGGATTTCGAAGTGTTGAGACAGGTATGGAAGAATTATGCACAAGGAGGAAATTAG
- a CDS encoding adenine phosphoribosyltransferase yields MNLDSKIRVIEDFPKKGISFKDITTLLKDKEAFRSMVDQLSDQLIDLDIDIVVGPEARGFLVGAPVAYKIGAGFVPIRKPGKLPGETISYEYELEYGTDSLEIHTDAIQPGQRVAILDDLLATGGTVVATAKLIEELGGEVVSINFLIELGFLNGGEVLKGYSVKSLLKY; encoded by the coding sequence ATGAATTTAGATAGCAAAATAAGAGTAATCGAAGATTTTCCGAAAAAGGGGATTAGCTTCAAGGATATTACCACATTATTAAAGGATAAAGAAGCTTTTCGAAGTATGGTAGACCAATTGTCGGATCAACTAATAGATCTAGACATAGATATTGTGGTTGGACCTGAAGCAAGGGGATTTTTAGTGGGTGCTCCTGTGGCCTATAAAATTGGAGCAGGATTTGTACCCATAAGAAAACCTGGAAAACTTCCCGGAGAAACCATTAGCTATGAGTATGAATTGGAATATGGCACGGATTCCTTAGAAATTCACACAGACGCCATTCAACCGGGTCAAAGAGTGGCCATATTAGACGATCTATTAGCCACTGGAGGAACAGTGGTTGCCACAGCTAAATTAATTGAAGAATTAGGTGGAGAAGTGGTTTCTATTAATTTTTTAATTGAGTTGGGTTTCTTAAATGGAGGGGAAGTATTAAAAGGGTACTCAGTGAAATCATTACTTAAATACTAA
- a CDS encoding RelA/SpoT family protein yields the protein MLENLIAKIEEYNPQCDAELIIRAYHYGENAHQGQYRKSGEQYFIHPVEVAKILIELKMDSSTIAAGLLHDVIEDTPYGYGKVREEFGEEVAELVEGVTKLTRLSFESKEERQAENLRKMFIAMAKDIRVVLIKLADRLHNMRTLKYQSDEKKKEKAMETLEIFAPIAHRLGISRIKWELEDLCLLYIDPEGYYDLVDKVAKKRRDRETFINKVISILDGKMDEFGIENEISGRPKHFYSIYRKMVYQNKSFDEIFDFIAFRVIVNNVKDCYGILGIVHTLWKPIPGRFKDYIAMPKPNMYQSLHTTVIGPNGEPFEIQIRTKEMHQIAEFGIAAHWSYKEGKSINNEDDMDTKLTWLRQMLEWEKDTKDPKEFMASLKVDLYTNEVFVFTPKGEVINLPSGSTPIDFAYKIHSDVGNKCVGAKVDSRMVPIDYKLKNGNIVEILTSSQSVGPSRDWLKIVKSSQASTKIKQWFKKERKEENIEKGKDLLEKEVRRQGFTMNEVLQSKVLSAVAKRLGLASEEDLYAVLGYGGVTLSQITTKIRENVKKETPPPVINEESFIKDSRVQDEKKRNKQNQQNQGVKVKGIDNIMVRFSKCCTPVPGDEITGYITRGRGVSIHRKDCHNLLETAETPDRFIEVEWDVRKPIAFQVEIQLNASDRKGLLSEVTQILSESKITVNGLNARTNKERIAVVNLIMEITDIEHLDKLMQKIRNLNGVYEVFRVIT from the coding sequence ATGTTGGAAAACTTGATAGCAAAGATTGAAGAATATAACCCTCAATGCGATGCGGAATTAATTATTCGAGCTTATCATTATGGTGAAAATGCACACCAAGGTCAATATAGGAAATCAGGTGAGCAATATTTTATTCATCCAGTGGAAGTGGCGAAAATTTTAATCGAGTTGAAAATGGATAGCAGTACCATTGCAGCTGGACTACTTCATGATGTTATTGAAGATACACCATATGGATATGGGAAGGTAAGAGAAGAGTTTGGGGAAGAAGTGGCTGAACTAGTTGAGGGTGTAACAAAATTGACCCGTCTTTCTTTTGAATCCAAGGAAGAAAGACAAGCAGAAAACTTGCGCAAAATGTTTATTGCTATGGCTAAGGATATTAGAGTTGTATTGATAAAGCTGGCTGATCGACTTCATAATATGCGAACACTTAAGTATCAATCAGACGAAAAGAAAAAAGAAAAGGCAATGGAAACCCTGGAAATTTTTGCGCCAATAGCCCACAGGTTAGGTATTTCTAGAATCAAATGGGAGTTAGAGGACCTATGTCTACTTTATATAGATCCCGAAGGATATTATGATCTAGTTGATAAAGTGGCTAAAAAGAGAAGAGATCGGGAGACATTTATTAACAAAGTCATTTCTATTTTAGATGGTAAAATGGATGAATTCGGAATTGAAAATGAAATATCTGGACGACCAAAGCATTTTTATAGTATTTATAGAAAAATGGTCTATCAAAATAAATCATTTGACGAAATATTTGACTTTATTGCTTTTCGTGTCATTGTAAATAATGTAAAGGACTGTTATGGTATTTTAGGAATTGTTCATACATTATGGAAGCCCATACCCGGGAGATTTAAAGACTATATTGCAATGCCAAAACCAAACATGTATCAATCTTTGCATACAACGGTGATAGGTCCTAATGGAGAACCATTTGAGATTCAAATTCGTACCAAAGAAATGCATCAAATTGCAGAATTTGGTATTGCGGCCCACTGGAGCTATAAAGAAGGAAAGTCAATAAACAATGAGGATGACATGGATACTAAACTCACTTGGTTAAGGCAAATGCTGGAGTGGGAAAAAGACACAAAGGATCCAAAGGAATTTATGGCATCCCTCAAGGTAGACTTATATACAAATGAAGTATTTGTGTTTACGCCAAAGGGAGAGGTGATTAACCTGCCTTCTGGCTCTACACCTATTGACTTCGCCTATAAAATTCACTCTGATGTTGGAAATAAATGCGTAGGTGCAAAAGTAGATAGTCGAATGGTTCCAATAGATTATAAGCTGAAGAATGGAAACATTGTAGAGATATTAACCTCTTCTCAAAGTGTAGGACCAAGTCGAGATTGGTTAAAAATAGTAAAAAGCTCTCAAGCAAGCACGAAAATTAAACAGTGGTTCAAAAAGGAACGAAAAGAAGAGAATATTGAAAAGGGAAAAGATCTTTTAGAGAAGGAAGTAAGACGTCAAGGATTCACCATGAATGAGGTATTGCAGAGTAAAGTCCTATCCGCCGTCGCCAAGAGACTAGGATTAGCCAGTGAGGAAGATTTGTATGCAGTACTTGGCTATGGTGGGGTAACACTCTCCCAAATCACCACAAAAATTAGGGAAAATGTTAAAAAAGAAACGCCTCCTCCTGTGATCAATGAAGAATCATTCATAAAGGATTCAAGAGTACAGGATGAAAAAAAACGAAACAAACAAAATCAACAAAATCAAGGTGTTAAAGTAAAGGGAATTGATAACATTATGGTCCGGTTTTCTAAGTGCTGTACTCCTGTGCCTGGCGACGAAATAACTGGCTATATCACCAGAGGACGAGGGGTTTCCATACATCGAAAAGACTGTCATAATTTATTGGAGACTGCTGAAACACCTGATCGCTTTATTGAGGTAGAATGGGATGTTAGAAAACCAATTGCATTCCAAGTAGAAATACAACTAAATGCTTCGGATCGCAAAGGTTTACTTTCAGAAGTCACTCAGATTCTATCTGAATCAAAAATCACTGTCAATGGACTGAATGCCCGAACAAACAAAGAACGGATCGCTGTGGTCAACCTCATTATGGAAATTACAGATATTGAGCATTTAGATAAACTAATGCAGAAGATACGTAATCTCAATGGTGTATATGAAGTGTTTAGGGTGATCACTTAA
- the dtd gene encoding D-aminoacyl-tRNA deacylase: MRAVVQRIKEGKVTVEGEITGECNFGLLVYLGVGREDTVEDAKYLAEKIVNLRIFEDQEEKLNLSVKDVGGSLLVISQFTLFGDCRKGRRPSFSEAAKPDEADYLYQEFVRCCNDVGMTVGTGVFQAHMMVHAINDGPVTMLIDSKKTF; encoded by the coding sequence ATGAGAGCAGTTGTACAAAGAATTAAAGAAGGCAAAGTGACTGTTGAAGGTGAAATTACTGGAGAGTGTAACTTTGGACTCCTGGTTTATTTAGGTGTCGGGAGAGAAGATACAGTTGAGGATGCAAAGTATTTAGCAGAAAAAATTGTAAATTTGCGCATTTTTGAAGATCAAGAAGAGAAATTAAATCTTTCTGTCAAAGATGTAGGTGGAAGTCTATTGGTGATTTCTCAGTTTACGTTATTTGGAGACTGCCGTAAAGGGCGTAGACCAAGCTTTTCTGAAGCTGCCAAACCAGATGAGGCAGACTACTTGTACCAAGAGTTTGTACGGTGCTGCAATGATGTGGGCATGACGGTGGGAACAGGGGTTTTCCAAGCTCATATGATGGTTCATGCCATTAATGATGGACCTGTTACAATGTTAATTGACAGTAAAAAAACTTTTTAG